From Tachyglossus aculeatus isolate mTacAcu1 unplaced genomic scaffold, mTacAcu1.pri scaffold_168_arrow_ctg1, whole genome shotgun sequence:
agatggagaacaaaaccaaacatactaacaaaataaaataaatagaatagataagtacaagtaaaataaataaataaataaataaatagagtaataaatatgtacaaacgtatatacatatatacaggtgctgtggggaagggaaggaggtaagatggggggatggagaggggggcgagggggagaggaaggaaggggctcagtttgggaaggcctcttggaggaggtgagctctcagtaggaccttgaagggaggaagagagctaacttggcggatgggcagagggagggcattccaggcccgggggatgacgtgggctgggggtcgttggtgggacaggcgagaatgaggcacaatgaggagattagtggcagaggagcggagggtgcggggtgggctgtagaaggagagaagggaggtgaggtaggagggggcgaggtgatggagagccttgaagcccagggtgaggagtttctgcctgatgcgcagatttattggtagccactggagatttttgaggaggggagcaacatgcccagagcgtttctggacaaagacaatccaggcagcagcatgaagtatggattgaagtgtggagagacacgaggatgggagatcagatggagaagttaaatgacttgccccaggacacacagcagacaagtagtggagtcgggattagaacccagatccttctgacttccaggcctgtgctctttccactaggcaactctgcttctttGTAATCTTTTTATATAATTTTTATATAATTAGAGACACGGACTAGATTGagatgctgtggtagataaatgGATTCCCATTATTAGTGTtacactgaagcagggagagaaacaCAGAAAGGCCAGATTTAAGGATAGATTTGTCAGgctaagtggtggggctgagacCAAAGAATCCAGAgggatttttatggtgtttttctCTAGTGATGTTAAAGGGATTCTGTGGATAATTTTCTAGGGTAGCAATTCAGCACCAGGAGGTAGTTGGTGGGGTTTTTTGAAACAATAAGCTCTTAGTTCCTCAAATGGTTAATAAAGAATGCAATGCCAGTGTGGACAGTTAAGCAGATTTTATGCATAGCCTTCTTGAATGGGCAGTCCTGATTGTACAGTTGTAGTATTAtgttagcttattgtgggcagggaacacgtttaccgactctgtttgcattgtactctcccaagtgcttagtaatgtaagccctcagtaaatactattgattgttatgAGAACTAATGCAGATTCCAATGTTGACTCTAAAAgggatcaaaaactcctcactctcggcttcaaggctctccatcacctcgccccctcctaccttacctcccttctctccttctacagcccagcccacacccttaaCTCCTtggcctctaacctcctcactgtgcctcgttctggcctgtcccgccgacgacccccagcccatgtcctccccctggcctgaaatgccctccctccgcacatccaccaagctagctctcttcctcccttcacagccctactgagagctcacctcctccaggaggccttcctaaactgagcctcttccttcctctccacctccacgccctccccaaccccccaccttacctccttcccctccccatagtacctgtacatatgtatatatgtttgtacatatttattactctatttatttatttattttacttgtacatatttactattctatttattttattttgttaatatgttttgttttgttgtctgtctcccccttctagactgtgagcccgctgttgggtagggactgtctctatatgttgccaacttgtacttcccaagcgcttaatacagtgctctgcacacagtaagcactcaataaatacgattgaatgaatgaatgatatgaggATGGTATTCACACACCCCttattttcaaaatgattttagtatttaagcactttaacTTTAATAAAATTTCTtcatttgtgtgtttgtgtcccATTGATTTTATTGCTGAAGTAGTCATGAGCAAAAAACGAACTAGAACTCATTTAAAAGTTTCAATATTTTCTTGCTTCTGTTTAGATTCATGTGCTTGTGGATACTACTGCTATCTAACTTTCAAAAGTCAGACAGACTGAAGAGGTAatagaaaatcagtcaatcaatcagtgcttactatgtgcagaacattctactaagtatttgagaaagtacaacacaactgagttggtagacacattccctgcccacaggagctgcaAGTGAAAACTAAACCAACATAAACAGCGGAAATTAAGGCACAAATTATGTTTATAAGTCCAATATAACCCATTTAAATGAAACAATTAATTGTGAAATTCGTGATTTCAAATTACTAAAACATTATTATCACTCTCTGTCATTTGGCAGTTTGGAAGATTTAGTAACATAGCCTTATTTAAGTGAAGAGGATTTGAAAAATGAGATGTCAAGAGCTTGGAAGAAGTGGGTGAGACCTGTATATGGAATGAACAGAAATGGAGGAATCCTCAAATATTTCCTaaggaaaaaatgattttccTTAGTAACAAAGGCAAGgcagtctttccattgagctagtAGGAGAAGCCATTTTCAGTACTAAAAGCAACTCATCTCCTTAATTAGTTGGCAAACTGAAATCATGTGTAATGGGTCTTTTATGCTCCTGAATGTAGCTGTTAGTTTCAGTGCAATCAGTTGCAAATTCATTTTGGGTGAGGGAACGTGTATAAAACGTTTGGAAAAATACCTATAAGCAACATCATACATTGTATaatgaaccttggcattatttagAATTAATTATTCTTGGAAGGTTGCCTaagattcattctcagtctcctttttgggctcctcctccccctctcatccccttactgtagggtttcctcaagggtcagttcttgggccccttctgttctctatctactgtcactcacttccttggtgaattcattcgctcccagggcttcaactagcatctctacgctgataacacccaaatctacatctctgcccctgctctctctccttcccttcagtctcgggtctactcctgccttcaggacatctccatttggatgtctgcctgccatttaaaactcagtatgtccaagactgaactccttatcttccctcccaaaccctgtcctctcctcgactttcccgtcactgtacacgacactaccatcctttccatctcacaagcccacaaccttggtgtcatccttgattccgctctctcattcatccctaacatccaatctgtcaagaaaacctgccagcctctcctccacaatatcaccaagatgtttcctctccatcccaactgctagcttgctggttcaatctctcatcctatcctgactggattactgtatcagcctcctctctgatctcccatcctcctgtctctccccacttcagtctatatttcacgctgctgcccggatcatctttgtacagaaacgctctgggtattcCGCTCTgggcactcccctcctcaaaaatctccagtggctgctagtcaacctaggcatcaagcaaaaactcctcactctcggcctcaaggctttccatcacctcgccccctcctacctcacctctcttctctccttctacagcccagcctccctctgctcctctgttgctatcctcctcactgtacctcgttcttgactgttctgccatcgacccccagcccacgtcctccccctgtcctggaatgacctccctccacacatccgccaaactagctctcttcctcccttcaaagccctactgagagctcacctccaccaggggGCCCAAACTGagcctgctttttcctctcctcctccccatcccctccgtccaacctccttcccctccccacagcacctgtatatatgtttgtacagatttattactctattcatttacttgtacatatttactattctatttattttgttaatgatgtgcatctaggttcatttctatttattctgatgacttgacacctgtccgcacgttttgttttgttgtctgtctcccccttctagactgtgagcccgttgttgggtagggaccgtctctatatgttgccaacttgtacttcccaagtggttagttcagtgctctgcacacagtaagcactcaataaatacgattgaatgaatgaatgaatgaatgaatgaataagatcatATATAAGTGACAGGTCAGAAAATTGAAGAGCTCTTGCAGAAATATTTTATAAATCAAAATTCAAAATGAacctgtcaagtcatcagaactaaACTGGCAAACTAATTTTGTAGAGTCAAAAGTAAGACATTCTAAGATATGTGCTATTTCAAATATGTCCAGctgcatttaaaaaaacaacaacaaaaactactGGAAGACAGAGAACCTCTCAAAGGCAGGAGCCACGCCTTgaatgccttagtacagtgctaagcgcttagtacagtgctaagcgcttagtacagtgctctgcacacagtaagcgctcaataaatacgattgattgattgattgattgattttggaataCCACTCTGAATACCTTTAAACCCCTATACCCATTTGTTGTGCAACAGATGCTATTGACAAACTATAATTGAATCAGTTCCTTAACAGAAACTTTCCAGACATAAAAAAGTGCTATCGGCATGTGGGGTCAAACAAAAGTAGAAAAGCCATAATGAGACTTAAGGCTAATGTTCTGTAATAAATCTGCCACCCCTCTTTCGTGAAAAACAGCTGGATCTTCTTCCAtatttttaggtatttgttaagagattactatatgccagcaatgtactaagcactggggtagatacatgttatcagattggacacagtccaggtcccaaaatgggactcataatcttattccccattttacagataaggtaaatgaggcacagataaattaaatttctttctcgaggtcacacagcagacaggtggaggagctggaattagaacccagctccttctgactcccggcacatgctccttccactaggcaacactgcttccatgGAGGAGAGAGGCAAATGAGCATTGATTTAAAAACCAAATAGCCTTAAGGCTACCTGAATTTCCAAATTTGATCAGAATTGGTAATAGAAATGGAGAAATTATCATGGATCAATGTCAAGAAAAACATAGTGTATAAATTTCTACATTTATACCTCTttatgtacttgttaagtactcagcatatgtcaagcactgttctaggctctggggtagataaaaggtaatcaggtcagatacagtccctgtcccacatggaacattcAGTCTaagcattgaatcaccattttccagttgaggaaacagaggcacagagaacttaagtgactcatgtaaggttgcacagcagacagtggaagagatcgtattagaacccagttcctttgctcctaggcctgtgttctttccactactactaataataattgcatttattaagcgcttactatgtgcaaagcactgttctaagggctggagaggttacaaggtgatcaggttgtccaatagggagctcacagtcttactccccattttatagatgaggtaaatgaggtacagataagttatgtgacttacccaaagtcacacagctgacaagtggtgcagcaggatttgaacctataacctctgactccaaaccctgggctctttccactgagccacgatgcttctctattttacagtAAAAAGCTAATTTCTTGGGGCTTGCTTGTTTCTGGAATAAGCAGGGACAGAGACACTAAAATGTActcttgttatgggcaaggaaagtaactacaactcttttgtattgtactcccccaagtgctcaatagcaaatgctcaataattattgaaTCATTGAATTAGACATGGTatcttattatcattgttttatttatggaatttcttaagctctcactatgtgccaggcactgcactaagcgctggagcacatacaaactaatcagattggacataatccatgcccaacatggatctcacagccttaatccccattttacagatgaggtaactgagacagagaagttaagtgacttgcccaaggtcacagagtagtaaCATtgtagagttagaattagaacccaggccctctgtgtGCACTACCCATCCGAATAATTAAAATTGAGGTTTTGTCATTttactttttcctcctttctcacctttatAGAATCTCAATTTCtactaaaattaatcaatcattggtatttaatgagaccttactgtgagcaggcactgtactaggcacttgggagagtacaacataacaataaatacgTTTCCTTTGAGTGGCAAgcttttgctatgtgaccttggacaagtcacttaacttctctgtgcctgttacctcatctgtaaaatggggattaaaactgtgagccccacgtgggaaaacttgattaccctgtatctaccccagagcttagaacagtgtttggcacatagtaagcgcttaacaaatactataattattattattacctttagttTTGTTCCAACAGATCACAGCTTCTGAATGGCTGAGAACAATCACATAGTTGTGAGGGAATTCATTCTTAAGGGATTCACCGAGTCGTGAGCTTGAGGAAAATACTTTTTGTGCTATTTTTCAGCATCTACCTCATCACACTAGTGGGCAATCTGTGGATGACAGGGTTAGTCAGGGTAGAACAACCAACTCCACACCCCACTGCACCTCTTCCTCGGTAACTTATCATTTGTGGATGCCTGCTATTCCTCGACCATCTCCCCCGAGATGCTGGTGAACTTCTTAGTGGAAAAGAAAATCATTTCATTCAGTGGATGTGCTACTCATCTGTGCTTCATCATCGTTTTCACCAGCTCCTGGCTGTCATGGCTTATGACCGTTACGTCGCCATCTGCAACCCTCTGCTTTACCCAGCGATGGTGTAGAGAAAGACATGGTTCCGACTGGTGGCAGGTTCCTTTTTATTAAGAGGGAGCATGAGTTCTTTGATCCACACCAGCTTTACCTTCTGGCTATCCTTCTGCCACTCCAACATCATCCGCCATTACTTCTGTGATATCCTTCCTCTGTTAGCcctttcctgctctgacacccatGTCAACAAAATCCTGATTTTTGCTCTAGGGAGTTTGGAAGTGGCAGTCTCCCTTTCGACCATCTTCTTCTCTTACTTGTTCATTCTCGTAACCATCGTGAGGATCCGCTTGGCCGAGGGCAGAcgcaaagtcttctccacctgcacctcccacctgaCAGCCAACGTTCTATTATATGGGACGCTGATCTTCATGTACTTGTGCTCCAGCTCCAGCTCTGCACTGGAAAAGGAGCCGTTGGTGTATATGTTCTACATGACGATGACCCCCATGTTGAAACCTCTGATCTATAGCCTTAGGAATCGGGAGGTAAAAAATGCCCTGAGAAGTGTCCTGAAGTGAAAACTGGTGCTGATCTGACTCATCTGTCATGTCCAGATGATAAGTATAGGGAATGTCTTCAAGACATTTTTCATTCTGTAACCTGAGACTTCCTCTCTAAAAGACCCATAAATACAACTAGAAGTACCCTGTTAATGGCGACGGTTTGGGAAAACAGGATACTTTGCAGAATAGCTGAGGGATTGACTTCTTTATTGATTCAATgttactgatcatcatcatcatcatcaatcgtatttattgagcgcttactatgtgcagagcactgtactaagcgcttgggaaatacaaattggcaaaacatagagacagtccctacccaacagtaggctcacagtctaaaagggggagacagagaacaaaaccaaacataccaacaaaacaaaataaatagaatagatatgtacaagtaaaataaataaaaaataaataaatagagtaataaatatgtacaaacatatatacatatatacaggtgctgtggggaagggaaggaggtaagatggggggatggagagggggacgagggggagagaaaggaagggactcagtctgggaaggcctcctggaggaggtgagctcttagcagggccttgaagggaggaagagggctagcttggcggatgggcaaaaggagggcattccaggcccgggggatgacgagggctgggggtcgatggcgggacaggcgagaacgaggtacggtgaggagattagcggcggaggagcggagggtgcgggctgaggtgtagaaggagagaagggaggtgaggtaggagggggcgaggtgatggacagccttgaagcccagggtgaggagtttctgcctaatgcgcagattgattggtagccactggagatttctgaggaggggagtaatatgcccagagcgtttctggacaaagataatccgggaagca
This genomic window contains:
- the LOC119923284 gene encoding olfactory receptor 1019-like; translated protein: MSSLIHTSFTFWLSFCHSNIIRHYFCDILPLLALSCSDTHVNKILIFALGSLEVAVSLSTIFFSYLFILVTIVRIRLAEGRRKVFSTCTSHLTANVLLYGTLIFMYLCSSSSSALEKEPLVYMFYMTMTPMLKPLIYSLRNREVILFMIFCVIYLKAFFLVLVSMVDCALQIPVYFFLRSLSFTDNELVCTDIFMIEVYSVTATVIVLMLPFGVIIVSYLRILITILKMFYAEGYHKAFCTCLSHLTVILLFFGA